In one window of Haemophilus parainfluenzae DNA:
- the ispD gene encoding 2-C-methyl-D-erythritol 4-phosphate cytidylyltransferase: MKREIIAVIPAAGVGSRMQANKPKQYLKILDKTILEHTLSVILSHPAINHVILAVGKNDPYLSEIALFPHQNITLVEGGKTRAKSVLNGLKAIKNNQAWVLVHDAARPCLTNQDLDKLLQIDDEQGAILAIPAVDTIKRANKQQDIIKTEDRTELWLAQTPQFFRCDLLRNALEQGLSQDANITDEASAMELAGFKPHLVAGRSDNIKVTRPEDLALAEFYLTRKTL; the protein is encoded by the coding sequence ATGAAGCGTGAAATTATTGCCGTCATACCTGCTGCGGGTGTTGGAAGCCGTATGCAGGCAAATAAACCTAAGCAATATCTGAAAATTTTAGACAAGACGATTCTGGAACATACACTCTCTGTCATTCTATCCCACCCTGCAATCAATCACGTTATTCTTGCGGTAGGAAAAAATGATCCCTATCTTTCAGAAATAGCTTTATTTCCTCATCAAAACATCACCCTCGTTGAAGGTGGTAAAACACGAGCTAAGTCAGTTCTAAATGGGCTAAAAGCAATTAAAAATAACCAAGCATGGGTGTTAGTGCATGATGCGGCTAGACCTTGTTTAACAAACCAAGATTTAGATAAATTGCTCCAAATCGATGATGAACAAGGCGCTATTTTGGCCATTCCAGCAGTAGATACGATTAAACGTGCGAATAAACAACAAGATATTATTAAAACAGAAGATCGCACTGAACTTTGGCTTGCACAAACCCCTCAATTTTTCCGTTGCGATCTATTAAGAAATGCACTTGAACAGGGGCTCTCTCAAGATGCCAATATTACAGATGAAGCCTCTGCGATGGAACTGGCTGGATTTAAACCGCACTTAGTCGCGGGAAGGAGTGATAATATTAAAGTGACACGTCCAGAAGATTTAGCTTTAGCCGAATTTTATTTAACAAGGAAAACTCTATGA
- the ftsB gene encoding cell division protein FtsB — translation MRLFIGILVGILVLFQYDLWFGKNGYFDYKDVAAQIKENKAENEKLSQRNQMVSAEIQGLTKGFESIEERARMNHDMVKPNEVFYHIVKEHK, via the coding sequence ATGCGTCTTTTCATTGGAATTTTAGTGGGTATTCTCGTGCTCTTTCAGTACGATCTTTGGTTTGGTAAAAACGGCTATTTTGATTACAAAGATGTCGCCGCCCAAATCAAAGAGAATAAAGCTGAAAATGAAAAGCTCTCACAAAGAAATCAAATGGTTTCTGCTGAAATTCAAGGACTCACAAAGGGATTTGAATCTATTGAAGAACGTGCTCGCATGAATCATGATATGGTCAAACCAAATGAAGTGTTCTATCACATCGTCAAAGAGCATAAATAA
- a CDS encoding 5'-nucleotidase, lipoprotein e(P4) family: protein MKTTLKLTAIAAMSAFILTGCATQDKSAEADAQLQQQAVLGLNWIQQSGEYQALSYQAYNAAKVAFDHAKVKKGKKKAVVVDLDETMLDNSPYAGWQVQNNKPFDGKDWTRWVDARQSGVVPGAVEFNNYVNTHGGKMFYVSNRKDSNEKAGTIDDMKRLGFNGVEESAFYLKKDKSAKAARFEEIEKQGYDIVLYVGDNLDDFGDAIYGKQNAERRDFVIQNKAKFGKTFIVLPNPNYGGFEGGLAKDYFKGDSSSKVKARLDAIKAWNGQ, encoded by the coding sequence ATGAAAACAACATTAAAACTTACCGCTATTGCAGCGATGTCAGCATTTATTTTAACTGGTTGTGCAACTCAAGATAAGAGTGCAGAAGCGGATGCACAGCTTCAGCAACAAGCGGTATTAGGCCTAAACTGGATTCAACAATCAGGCGAATACCAAGCACTTTCTTACCAAGCATACAATGCGGCAAAAGTGGCATTTGATCACGCTAAAGTGAAAAAAGGTAAGAAAAAAGCTGTTGTGGTGGATTTAGATGAAACTATGTTAGATAACAGCCCTTATGCTGGCTGGCAAGTCCAAAATAACAAACCGTTTGATGGTAAAGATTGGACTCGTTGGGTAGATGCTCGTCAATCAGGTGTGGTACCAGGCGCAGTAGAATTCAATAACTATGTAAATACCCACGGCGGTAAAATGTTCTATGTGTCTAACCGTAAAGACAGTAATGAAAAAGCGGGAACTATTGACGATATGAAACGTTTAGGCTTCAACGGTGTGGAAGAATCAGCATTCTACTTGAAGAAAGACAAATCTGCAAAAGCTGCTCGTTTTGAAGAAATTGAAAAACAAGGTTATGACATCGTACTTTATGTTGGCGATAATTTAGATGATTTTGGTGATGCAATCTACGGTAAACAAAATGCAGAACGTCGTGATTTTGTGATTCAAAATAAAGCAAAATTTGGTAAGACATTCATTGTTTTACCTAACCCGAACTACGGTGGCTTTGAGGGTGGTTTAGCAAAAGATTACTTCAAAGGTGATTCAAGTAGCAAAGTGAAAGCACGTTTAGATGCGATTAAAGCTTGGAATGGTCAATAA
- the fabR gene encoding HTH-type transcriptional repressor FabR codes for MAGVRAIQKEKTRRALIGAAFNQLSAEKSFSNLSLREVAREAGIAPTSFYRHFSDMDELGLEMVDEAGLTLRQLMRQARKRIDAGGSVIRVSVETFFEFITHSTNVFRLLLRESSGTSQAFRTAAAREIKHFVDELAEYIAKKNHYSQYVSYVQAEGMVTIVFTAGSNALDMTKAEQDLLKERVILQLRMLAKGGDFTAHKEKMTQK; via the coding sequence ATGGCTGGTGTTCGAGCTATTCAAAAAGAAAAAACCCGTCGAGCCTTAATTGGTGCAGCGTTCAATCAATTAAGTGCAGAAAAAAGTTTTTCTAATCTGAGTTTACGTGAAGTGGCACGTGAAGCAGGTATTGCACCGACTTCTTTCTATCGCCACTTTAGCGATATGGATGAGCTCGGCTTAGAAATGGTTGATGAAGCCGGTTTAACCCTCCGTCAATTAATGCGTCAAGCTCGCAAACGTATTGATGCTGGTGGTAGTGTGATCCGTGTCTCCGTGGAAACTTTTTTTGAGTTTATTACCCACAGTACCAACGTATTCCGTTTGCTCTTACGTGAAAGTTCGGGCACTTCTCAAGCTTTCCGTACCGCAGCTGCTCGTGAAATCAAGCACTTTGTTGATGAATTGGCTGAATACATTGCGAAGAAAAACCACTACTCGCAATATGTATCTTATGTTCAGGCTGAAGGTATGGTAACCATTGTATTCACAGCAGGTTCTAATGCCTTAGATATGACCAAAGCTGAACAAGATTTGTTAAAAGAGCGTGTTATCTTACAACTTCGTATGCTTGCCAAAGGTGGTGACTTCACTGCCCATAAAGAAAAAATGACACAAAAATAG
- the oxyR gene encoding DNA-binding transcriptional regulator OxyR, whose product MNIRDLEYLVALSEFKHFRRAADSCNVSQPTLSGQIRKLEDELGIVLLERTSRKVLFTQSGMLLVDQARTVLREVKLLKEMASNQGKEMTGPLHIGLIPTVGPYLLPYIVPTLKETFPDLEVFLYEAQTHQLLEQLETGRLDCAIVARVAETEAFIEVPIFDEKMLLAVSEQHPWASESKIAMNTLKGQEMLMLDDGHCLRNQALDYCFTAGAKEDSHFQATSLETLRNMVAANAGITFMPELAVLNEGTREGVKYIPCHSPEPTRTIALVYRPGSPLRNRYERVARAVSKQVKSILANKNNLL is encoded by the coding sequence ATGAATATCCGTGATTTAGAATACTTAGTAGCCCTTTCCGAGTTTAAACATTTCCGCCGAGCGGCGGATTCTTGCAATGTTAGCCAACCCACTTTAAGTGGCCAAATTCGCAAACTAGAAGATGAATTAGGCATTGTTTTACTTGAACGTACTAGCCGTAAAGTACTCTTCACGCAATCAGGTATGTTACTTGTCGATCAAGCTCGCACTGTATTACGCGAAGTAAAATTACTCAAAGAAATGGCTAGTAATCAAGGTAAAGAAATGACAGGACCATTACACATCGGACTCATCCCAACTGTTGGTCCTTACCTACTTCCTTATATTGTACCAACATTGAAAGAAACTTTCCCAGATTTAGAAGTATTTCTTTACGAAGCCCAAACTCACCAATTATTAGAACAATTGGAGACTGGGCGCTTAGATTGTGCGATTGTCGCTCGTGTAGCCGAAACTGAAGCCTTTATCGAAGTGCCTATTTTTGATGAAAAAATGTTACTAGCAGTTTCAGAACAGCATCCATGGGCATCAGAAAGCAAAATTGCCATGAATACCTTAAAAGGGCAAGAAATGCTCATGCTAGATGACGGGCATTGTTTACGTAATCAAGCACTCGATTATTGTTTTACAGCAGGCGCCAAAGAAGATTCTCACTTCCAGGCAACTAGCCTTGAAACTTTGCGTAACATGGTGGCAGCCAATGCAGGCATCACCTTTATGCCTGAACTTGCGGTATTAAATGAGGGAACACGCGAAGGCGTCAAATATATCCCTTGCCATTCTCCAGAACCAACCCGTACCATTGCCTTAGTTTACCGCCCAGGTTCGCCATTGCGTAATCGTTATGAACGTGTTGCTCGAGCAGTCAGTAAACAAGTCAAATCTATTTTAGCGAATAAAAATAATTTATTATAG
- the pgdx gene encoding hybrid peroxiredoxin PGdx, with protein MSNMEGKKVPQVTFRTRQGDQWVDVTTSELFDNKTVVVFSLPGAFTPTCSSSHLPRYNELVPVFKQYGIDDILVVSVNDTFVMNAWKEAEDANNVKFIPDGNGTFTEGMGMLVGKDDLGFGKRSWRYSMLVKNGVVEKMFIEPNEPGDPFKVSDADTMLKYIAPDFRVQESIAIFTKPGCPYCAKAKQLLHDKGLSFEEIVLGHDATIVSVRAVSGRSTVPQIFIGGKHIGGSDDLEKYFA; from the coding sequence ATGTCTAATATGGAAGGAAAAAAAGTTCCACAAGTTACATTCCGCACTCGTCAAGGCGATCAATGGGTTGATGTAACCACATCCGAGTTATTTGATAACAAAACAGTTGTCGTTTTTTCATTACCTGGTGCTTTTACGCCAACTTGTTCATCATCTCATTTACCACGTTATAACGAACTTGTGCCTGTTTTCAAACAATATGGTATTGATGATATTTTAGTCGTGTCAGTAAATGATACGTTCGTTATGAATGCTTGGAAAGAAGCAGAAGATGCAAACAATGTAAAATTCATTCCTGACGGTAATGGCACCTTCACTGAAGGTATGGGGATGTTAGTCGGAAAAGATGATTTAGGTTTTGGTAAACGTTCTTGGCGTTATTCTATGCTTGTAAAAAATGGCGTTGTAGAAAAAATGTTTATTGAACCAAATGAACCTGGCGATCCATTTAAAGTATCTGATGCTGATACCATGTTGAAATATATTGCACCCGATTTCCGAGTACAAGAATCAATCGCAATCTTCACTAAACCTGGTTGCCCATATTGCGCGAAAGCAAAACAACTTTTACATGATAAAGGCTTAAGCTTTGAAGAAATCGTATTAGGGCATGATGCCACAATCGTGAGTGTGCGTGCAGTTTCTGGCCGATCCACTGTACCACAAATCTTTATTGGGGGTAAACACATCGGTGGTAGTGACGATTTAGAAAAATACTTTGCTTAA
- a CDS encoding DUF5389 domain-containing protein, which produces MKKQTMPTGFSGFAWGIAAFCLPILLWPMASLLSTAFAKNPTLSDFQIDLFSIIFWVYPFVLVLVARLLYKLHQHKPKLAVKLLLLSAVIFYIVLVSVCCIGFNA; this is translated from the coding sequence ATGAAAAAACAAACTATGCCGACAGGATTTAGTGGCTTCGCTTGGGGAATCGCGGCATTTTGTTTACCCATTTTACTCTGGCCTATGGCCTCTCTGCTTTCCACTGCTTTTGCGAAAAACCCAACATTAAGCGACTTTCAGATCGATCTTTTCTCGATTATCTTTTGGGTGTATCCCTTTGTTTTGGTTTTGGTTGCGCGTTTACTTTATAAATTACATCAGCATAAACCTAAACTTGCCGTAAAATTATTGCTACTAAGTGCGGTCATTTTTTACATTGTTTTAGTTTCGGTTTGCTGCATTGGCTTTAATGCTTAA
- a CDS encoding rhomboid family intramembrane serine protease — protein sequence MKRTLSAQKITFILTALCAVIYLLQNVGFEEPMMDLFHYPAYSWEDQEIWRYFTHTIVHLSVPHILFNLSWFWLFGGAIERRFGSFHFLLLVLVSAAVSGAAQNYFTGPVFFGLSGVVYAVLGYVLVVDKLHPHSFDLPEGFFTMLLVGLLFGFISPLFGINIGNAAHVSGFILGLVWGFLQSKINSRAFS from the coding sequence TTGAAACGCACATTGAGCGCACAAAAAATCACGTTTATTTTGACCGCACTTTGCGCAGTGATTTATCTCTTGCAGAATGTAGGGTTTGAAGAGCCAATGATGGATTTATTCCATTATCCTGCTTATTCTTGGGAAGATCAGGAAATATGGCGTTATTTCACACATACTATTGTGCATTTGTCGGTACCTCATATTTTATTTAATCTTTCGTGGTTCTGGTTATTTGGTGGTGCGATTGAACGCCGATTTGGTTCTTTCCATTTTTTATTATTGGTCTTAGTGTCTGCTGCAGTGAGTGGCGCTGCACAGAATTACTTTACCGGTCCTGTCTTTTTCGGATTATCTGGTGTCGTGTATGCGGTGTTAGGTTATGTGTTGGTGGTGGACAAATTGCACCCGCATAGCTTTGACTTACCGGAAGGTTTTTTTACAATGTTACTGGTAGGTCTTCTCTTTGGCTTTATTAGTCCGTTGTTTGGTATTAATATAGGCAACGCAGCTCATGTTTCAGGCTTTATCTTAGGATTGGTTTGGGGATTTCTGCAGAGTAAAATTAATAGTAGAGCGTTTAGCTAA
- a CDS encoding DeoR/GlpR family transcriptional regulator: protein MKQSLRHQKIVELVTQKGYASTEELVIELEVSPQTIRRDLNILAEQDLIRRHHGGAAPSSTAENSDYIERKQFFPSQKSAIARKVAECIPNGASLFIDIGTTPEAVANALLNHERLRIVTNNLNAAHLLRQNETFDITMAGGSLRKDGGIIGEATVNFISQFRLDFGILGISAIDLDGSLLDYDYHEVQVKRAIIESSRQTLLATDHSKFSRQAIVRLGELKDVDYLFTDDVPKQIEDYLENSNTKLVICK, encoded by the coding sequence ATGAAACAATCATTACGCCATCAGAAAATTGTTGAGCTTGTGACGCAAAAAGGCTATGCCAGCACAGAAGAGCTGGTTATCGAATTAGAAGTTAGTCCTCAGACAATTCGACGCGATCTGAATATTCTTGCAGAGCAAGATTTAATTCGTCGTCATCATGGTGGTGCGGCACCTTCTTCTACCGCAGAAAATTCAGATTATATTGAGCGTAAACAATTTTTCCCTTCCCAAAAAAGTGCGATTGCCCGCAAAGTGGCGGAATGTATTCCAAATGGCGCCTCCTTATTTATTGATATTGGTACAACACCTGAAGCCGTGGCAAATGCCTTGTTAAATCATGAGCGTTTACGCATTGTGACAAATAATCTCAATGCTGCTCATTTATTACGTCAAAATGAAACCTTTGATATTACGATGGCGGGAGGTTCTTTGCGTAAGGATGGGGGAATTATTGGTGAGGCAACGGTTAATTTTATTTCGCAATTCCGTTTAGATTTCGGGATTCTGGGTATTAGTGCAATCGACCTTGATGGTTCATTATTGGACTATGATTATCATGAAGTCCAAGTGAAACGTGCCATTATAGAAAGTTCTCGTCAAACGTTATTAGCGACCGATCATTCAAAATTTTCTCGACAAGCCATTGTGCGATTAGGGGAGCTCAAAGACGTGGATTATCTTTTTACTGATGATGTGCCAAAACAAATTGAGGATTATTTAGAAAATAGCAATACAAAGTTAGTGATTTGTAAATAG
- the trmL gene encoding tRNA (uridine(34)/cytosine(34)/5-carboxymethylaminomethyluridine(34)-2'-O)-methyltransferase TrmL, which translates to MLDIVLYEPEIPQNTGNIIRLCANTGFRLHLIEPLGFTWDDKKLRRSGLDYHEFAEIKKHKTFEAFLESEKPQRLFALTTKGGPAHNEVQFELGDYLMFGPETRGIPMSILDSMPMEQKIRIPMTANSRSMNLSNSVAVTIYEAWRQLGYEGAVNLN; encoded by the coding sequence ATGTTAGATATTGTGTTATACGAACCTGAAATTCCACAAAATACGGGAAATATTATTCGTCTTTGTGCGAACACTGGCTTTCGCCTTCATTTAATCGAACCACTAGGCTTTACATGGGATGATAAAAAATTACGTCGTTCCGGCTTGGATTATCATGAATTTGCCGAAATCAAAAAGCATAAAACCTTTGAAGCCTTTTTAGAAAGTGAAAAACCACAACGTCTTTTTGCGCTAACGACTAAAGGCGGCCCTGCACATAACGAAGTGCAATTTGAATTAGGGGATTATTTGATGTTTGGCCCTGAAACTCGTGGTATTCCCATGTCTATTTTAGATAGCATGCCAATGGAGCAAAAAATCCGTATCCCAATGACTGCAAATAGCCGCAGTATGAACTTATCCAACTCAGTCGCAGTGACGATTTATGAAGCTTGGCGACAGCTAGGTTACGAAGGGGCCGTGAATTTAAATTGA
- the rsmD gene encoding 16S rRNA (guanine(966)-N(2))-methyltransferase RsmD, with translation MKKMQVQNAKGEVRIIAGLWRGRKLPVLNAEGLRPTGDRVKETLFNWLMPYIVDSHCLDCFAGSGSLGFEALSRQAKQVTFLELDKNVANQLKKNLQTLKTTSEQAQVINQNSLEFLKQVQNQPHFDVVFLDPPFHFGLAEQAITLLEEKNWLLPHALIYVETEKDKPLSMPDNWQLLKEKTAGMVSYRLYQKD, from the coding sequence ATGAAAAAAATGCAAGTTCAAAACGCCAAAGGCGAAGTTCGAATCATCGCAGGTCTTTGGCGAGGGCGAAAATTACCGGTTTTAAATGCAGAAGGTTTGCGTCCAACAGGCGATCGCGTAAAAGAAACCTTATTCAACTGGTTGATGCCTTACATTGTGGATAGCCATTGTCTTGATTGCTTTGCAGGCAGTGGCTCACTTGGTTTTGAAGCCCTTTCTCGCCAAGCGAAACAGGTGACGTTTTTAGAGTTAGATAAAAATGTGGCAAACCAATTAAAGAAAAATTTGCAAACGCTAAAAACAACGAGTGAACAAGCTCAGGTAATCAATCAAAATAGTTTAGAATTTTTAAAACAAGTGCAAAATCAACCGCACTTTGATGTGGTATTTTTAGATCCACCTTTTCATTTTGGCTTAGCAGAACAAGCAATTACTCTCTTGGAGGAAAAGAATTGGCTGTTACCCCATGCATTGATTTATGTGGAAACAGAAAAAGACAAACCGCTTAGCATGCCTGACAATTGGCAACTACTGAAAGAGAAAACTGCAGGCATGGTGAGTTATCGCCTGTATCAAAAAGATTAG
- the ftsY gene encoding signal recognition particle-docking protein FtsY, with protein sequence MSEEKKKGGFWASLFGRNKKQEEQKIEPIIEEPSVEPADVSPEEEIVHAGENIQLEQVEQEELQELAEQLQQDKAEGGVVEHLEPIVEQVISPESAVNIEPVLDTPVIETIDEETVKTEEIATVLPTEEPTESIIEQDNVIEDLPVVEAEIESEIVDDVKDELRSDINTETQEKPSEGGFFSRLVKGLLKTKQNIGAGFRSFFLGKKIDDDLFDELEEQLLISDIGVPTTNKIIKNLTEHASRKQLQDAELLYQQLKVEMAEILKPVAQPLVIDTTKKPYVILMVGVNGVGKTTTIGKLARKFQNEGKSVMLAAGDTFRAAAVEQLQVWGVRNNIPVVAQSTGSDSASVIFDAMQSAAARNIDVLIADTAGRLQNKNNLMDELKKIVRVMRKYDETAPHEIMLTLDAGTGQNAISQAKLFDEAVGLTGISLTKLDGTAKGGVIFAIADQFNLPIRYIGVGEKIEDLRKFNAEEFIEALFVHENEE encoded by the coding sequence ATGTCAGAAGAAAAGAAAAAAGGTGGATTTTGGGCCTCTCTTTTTGGTCGCAATAAAAAGCAAGAAGAACAAAAAATTGAGCCAATTATTGAAGAGCCATCTGTCGAACCTGCCGATGTTTCACCTGAGGAAGAAATTGTTCACGCTGGAGAGAACATTCAATTAGAGCAAGTTGAACAGGAAGAATTACAGGAATTAGCTGAACAACTGCAACAAGATAAAGCAGAAGGGGGCGTTGTTGAGCATCTTGAACCTATCGTAGAACAAGTGATTTCACCTGAAAGTGCGGTCAATATTGAACCTGTTTTAGATACACCAGTGATTGAAACAATTGATGAAGAAACAGTAAAAACAGAAGAAATTGCTACCGTACTTCCTACGGAAGAGCCAACAGAAAGCATTATTGAACAAGATAATGTCATTGAAGATCTTCCTGTGGTTGAAGCCGAGATTGAATCTGAAATTGTTGACGATGTTAAAGACGAATTACGTTCAGATATCAATACCGAAACGCAAGAAAAACCAAGTGAAGGCGGCTTTTTCAGCCGTTTAGTTAAAGGCTTACTCAAAACCAAACAAAATATTGGTGCGGGTTTCCGATCTTTCTTTTTAGGCAAGAAAATTGATGATGATTTGTTTGATGAGTTGGAAGAGCAACTTTTAATTTCCGATATTGGCGTGCCAACAACTAATAAAATCATTAAGAATTTAACGGAGCATGCAAGTCGTAAACAATTACAAGATGCGGAATTACTTTACCAACAACTTAAAGTTGAAATGGCGGAGATCTTAAAACCTGTTGCGCAGCCGCTAGTTATTGATACGACTAAAAAACCGTATGTTATTTTGATGGTTGGCGTGAATGGTGTAGGTAAAACAACCACAATTGGTAAGTTAGCTCGTAAATTCCAAAATGAAGGTAAATCAGTCATGTTAGCAGCAGGGGATACTTTCCGTGCCGCAGCAGTCGAACAACTTCAAGTATGGGGTGTGCGTAACAATATTCCGGTAGTGGCACAAAGTACGGGTTCAGATTCAGCGTCAGTCATTTTTGATGCGATGCAATCTGCCGCAGCACGTAACATTGATGTTTTAATTGCGGATACGGCAGGACGTTTACAAAATAAAAATAATCTCATGGATGAATTGAAGAAAATTGTTCGTGTCATGAGAAAATATGATGAAACCGCACCGCATGAGATTATGCTTACGCTTGACGCAGGTACAGGACAAAATGCGATTAGCCAAGCAAAACTCTTTGATGAAGCGGTTGGGTTAACCGGTATTTCATTAACTAAGTTAGACGGCACAGCAAAAGGTGGCGTGATTTTCGCTATTGCGGATCAGTTTAATTTACCAATTCGCTATATTGGTGTAGGCGAAAAGATTGAGGATTTACGCAAATTTAATGCAGAAGAATTTATTGAAGCATTGTTTGTTCACGAAAATGAAGAATAA
- the ftsE gene encoding cell division ATP-binding protein FtsE, which translates to MIRFSNVSKAYHGATQPALQGLNFHLPVGSMTYLVGHSGAGKSTLLKLIMGMEKANAGNIWFNGHDITRLSKYEIPFLRRQIGMVHQDYRLLTDRSVVENVALPLIIAGMNPKEAHTRALVALDRVGLRSKANYMPPQISGGEQQRVDIARAIVHKPQLLLADEPTGNLDGELSLGIFNLFEEFNRLGMTVLIATHDINLIQQKPKPCLVLEQGYLRY; encoded by the coding sequence GTGATTCGATTTTCAAATGTCTCTAAAGCTTATCACGGTGCGACTCAGCCGGCCTTGCAGGGTTTGAATTTTCATCTTCCTGTTGGAAGTATGACTTATCTTGTTGGGCATTCAGGCGCGGGTAAAAGTACCTTGCTTAAATTAATCATGGGAATGGAAAAGGCGAATGCTGGTAATATTTGGTTTAATGGCCATGATATTACGCGTTTGTCTAAGTATGAAATCCCATTTTTACGCCGCCAAATCGGTATGGTTCACCAAGATTACCGTCTATTAACGGATCGTAGCGTGGTAGAAAATGTGGCGCTGCCATTGATTATTGCTGGCATGAACCCGAAAGAAGCGCATACACGTGCATTGGTTGCGTTAGATCGCGTGGGTTTACGCAGTAAAGCGAATTATATGCCGCCACAAATCTCAGGTGGGGAACAACAACGCGTAGATATCGCACGTGCAATCGTGCATAAACCGCAACTTTTATTAGCGGATGAGCCGACAGGCAACTTAGATGGAGAACTTTCTTTAGGGATTTTCAATCTTTTTGAAGAATTTAATCGTTTAGGCATGACAGTATTAATTGCAACACACGATATCAATTTAATTCAACAAAAACCAAAACCATGTCTTGTACTTGAACAAGGCTATTTACGCTATTAA
- the ftsX gene encoding permease-like cell division protein FtsX: protein MTRRIDASFGVQTAYTLRSVCSDLLKCKFGTLLTILVIAVSLTIPTVSYLLWKNLHLATTQFYPESELTIYLHKNLSEEDANLVVEKIRQQEGVESLNYVSRQESLKEFKSWSGFGEELEILDDNPLPAVVMVKPSKDFNASEKRAELRTNLNKIKGVQEVRLDNDWMEKLTALSWLFAHVAIFCTVLMTIAVFLVIGNSIRSDVYSSLASIDVMKLLGATDQFILRPYLYTGMIYAVLGGLVAALFSSLIVGYFTSAVKYVTDIFAVTFELNGLGIGELIFLLVSCLIMGYVGAWIAATRHIAMLDNKL from the coding sequence ATGACAAGACGTATTGATGCTTCTTTTGGCGTGCAAACTGCCTATACATTGCGTTCGGTTTGTAGCGATTTGTTAAAGTGTAAATTTGGTACATTGCTCACAATTCTTGTTATTGCCGTGTCTTTAACAATTCCAACGGTGAGTTATTTGTTATGGAAAAATTTACATTTAGCGACGACTCAATTTTATCCGGAAAGCGAACTCACAATCTACTTACACAAAAATTTAAGTGAAGAAGATGCTAACTTAGTGGTGGAAAAAATCCGTCAACAGGAAGGCGTGGAATCTTTAAATTATGTTTCTCGCCAAGAAAGCTTAAAAGAATTCAAAAGTTGGTCTGGTTTTGGTGAAGAATTAGAGATTTTAGATGATAATCCATTACCGGCAGTCGTGATGGTGAAGCCGTCTAAAGACTTTAATGCATCTGAAAAACGAGCAGAATTACGTACCAACTTAAATAAAATTAAAGGGGTGCAAGAAGTTCGTTTAGATAACGATTGGATGGAAAAATTGACCGCACTTTCGTGGTTATTTGCGCATGTGGCAATTTTCTGCACGGTTTTGATGACCATTGCGGTATTCCTTGTTATCGGAAATAGTATTCGCTCGGATGTCTATAGTAGCCTAGCAAGCATTGATGTGATGAAACTATTAGGTGCTACAGATCAATTCATTCTTCGTCCTTATCTTTATACAGGCATGATTTATGCGGTGTTGGGCGGATTGGTTGCAGCACTCTTTAGCAGTCTTATTGTAGGATACTTTACATCAGCGGTGAAATATGTAACGGATATCTTTGCGGTGACATTTGAGCTCAATGGATTAGGCATTGGTGAGCTAATCTTCTTATTAGTCAGCTGCTTGATTATGGGTTATGTTGGTGCTTGGATTGCTGCAACAAGACATATTGCAATGTTAGATAACAAACTATAG
- the rpsJ gene encoding 30S ribosomal protein S10 codes for MQNQRIRIRLKAFDHRLIDQSTAEIVETAKRTGAQVRGPIPLPTRKERFTVLISPHVNKDARDQYEIRTHKRLVDIVEPTEKTVDALMRLDLAAGVDVQISLG; via the coding sequence ATGCAGAACCAAAGAATCCGTATCCGCTTAAAAGCTTTCGATCACCGTTTGATCGATCAATCTACTGCGGAGATCGTAGAAACAGCTAAACGTACTGGTGCACAAGTTCGTGGTCCAATCCCTTTACCAACTCGTAAAGAGCGTTTCACCGTGTTGATTTCTCCACACGTGAACAAAGACGCGCGTGATCAATACGAAATTCGTACACACAAACGTTTAGTAGATATCGTAGAGCCAACAGAAAAAACTGTTGATGCATTAATGCGTTTAGATTTGGCTGCCGGCGTGGACGTGCAGATCAGCCTAGGTTAA